In one Aeromicrobium erythreum genomic region, the following are encoded:
- a CDS encoding DUF2516 family protein: MFEVQSSLMLLLSLVLFAVKAFALVDCVLRDAGRFSVADSLPKNTWLVILGLAVVAHAVFWAPLSLLNLAGTVAALVYLAQLRGSHV, translated from the coding sequence GTGTTCGAGGTCCAGTCCAGCCTGATGCTCCTGCTGTCGCTCGTGCTGTTCGCCGTCAAGGCGTTCGCGCTCGTCGACTGCGTGCTGCGCGACGCCGGACGCTTCAGCGTCGCCGACTCCCTGCCCAAGAACACCTGGCTCGTGATCCTGGGCCTCGCCGTCGTCGCGCACGCCGTCTTCTGGGCGCCGCTCTCGCTGCTCAACCTCGCCGGGACGGTCGCTGCGCTCGTCTACCTCGCGCAGCTGCGCGGCAGCCACGTCTGA